The Papilio machaon chromosome 24, ilPapMach1.1, whole genome shotgun sequence genome contains the following window.
tatgtataaaaccAAATtgtgtattgttatttttttatttatttttaagtaaaatatgtgatattcttttatttattttttatgttttgtttgcaccaaatataaaatatttaaaaaactgtgTAAAGTCATTTGAGATCCCTTACCTTTACTAATaatgtctgttttttttttaaactgtgtAAGAAAAGTGCGTTTCAGAAAAAATTCTAAAGTCTACTACTTGGCTAGTGCTAGTAATAGGTGCTAGTGCTAGTAGTAGGAATCGGCTTTGTGAGTCACTGTAACTACTGATTACTgaaaaagtaaagtaatagCAAGTTATAGCAAGCAAATGGCTAGAAACAAAGAAATACTTgaactgaacttgaataatatatCCGAATAGAAActcaataaaaagttatgCACCAACTAATTTTAGTTTGAGGTTTTGTAacacaaacaaaatgttaagtGATATACATTTTCTAGGATCTGTACCTAAGTGGCTAAGCTAACCCAAAATCATTTTCAAAGATCATTTATTTTGGTTGCTTCCCGTTGGACCGATCATCTTACCGTTCAATCGATCCAATgggatttttttctattgattCGATTTATTCTATGGAGTCGATCATcacaattagaaaaaatactaAGGTCCTTCGATCGGTAGGATCCCCaccctttattttaaatgcgatttgtataattaaaattaaaaagtaaaagtttaggtactttttcttttaactgaCCTCGAGAAACGCAGTGTCATTTTCCTTTTTCATaattcttatttcttttgtcaCGATCGgagaaagttaaataatttcaaccattatcaaatcaaaagataaagatttttatttctactttgTCGGATTATTTCATTCCATTACAGTATTATTTCtttccatttaaattatagtatgaaACGTCTAGTTTACGTGTTCGAGACTTTGTCAGCTTGGAATTCAGTTGTGAGCTATAGCAGACAGTAAGACCTGTTCTTAGTATAATCCGTGTAACTATTTAGGTGTAACCTGCTAACAagcatccattcatccatcgaAACTttcaaagttataatttaataagatagtaaaaacatgaataataataaaatgtgaatataaaatagccTAGAAGTAAGCTAGGCTAATCAAATTTAGCTTATTTAGCGCCATCTGTCGATGATACCTAActatatacattattataaatacaaataacatcGGTCATCCTATATGAgatgtttttattcattagtactgtttcaagttttgatagtactttttttaaaggtcGGCAATACATCTacagttcctctggtgttaCCTCTGGTCTTTGATAACGTCTAAAGGCGACGGTGATAACTTAAAATGTGTTATTTGGAACTAAACACAATGGCGTgtctaatttataaaaaggtttatttttgtaaacaaacaaaaaagcgTTAACTCCAAACTTacagaattataattaaactccTTCTAGTCATGGCGATAAAGCACAAAATTAtagtcattttataatttctttaaataaataagaaatataaatactcGTACCTTTTTTTGTACAGTTTTTTTGTCTATCTaactatatataattaataaatatacatgctattttatatttgttagagCAATAACTTGCTAAAGCaaactataaattattgttatcattGAATAACAATTGATCAGATTATTTAACATTCAAATAATCGATTCGTTaatcaaaaatgttacaataattagACACTTAGTAACACTTTCATCAAACTATTACAAGTGAAAATCTACTTTTTTACTGTCAACATTCAACCAATTTATTTGCTACAATTCCAGCGGCATTTCGTTAACAACGACATTGCTCTTTTTAACAATCTCATTCTATTCTTGTTCGATTTTTCCACTCAGATTGGTATAAAATGAACTAGCTTTGCTCAAAATGTATCAGTCAAGTTCGAACATCGATAGAAATGTATCAAAACTGATAAATAACAGTGTAGTGAAAAAGtgtcaaaatgtttaaaagtttACTAACAACAACAGCCTTTGTGCTATGTGCATACCGTATTAATTGTTCAATACATGGATCTACATCtaatgaaatacaaatagaTAAAACTAACACTAGTGAAAGATCTGGAAGATCACTGAATAAAGAATGTAATAACAGTCTTAACGCAAAATGTATAAAGATTCATGTACTATCATTCTTGGAAAATTTAAGTTCAAAAGATGAGTTGACACTTCTGCCTGGATTGAGTATTGTGAAGGAGAACTACACTTCGAATACAAGTCCTGAAGAAATGGCTGCAGAATTATCCCGTCAGTTCCCTGGGAAACCAGAGGAGAAGTTGAATAGATTTCTTATTTACCGTTTGCAAGATTACTTGGATGGTCACTCTTTAAGGTACAAGTTATTGGATCCGAAGACATCGCAGGAGGCCTTGGAAATGGCTAACGGCGACGGGGAATCAGTGGGAAGGAAAGGAGGTGGAGGAGGTTTAGGAGGTGGCGGCAAAGGAGGTGGCGGTGGCGCTTTGCTCGCTGCTGCATTGATGATGAAAGGTGGGTATAATGTTTggaaatatttgtcaaaatgtAATACGCTACGCCACTGGTCTATATTATACGCTAGTTTTACCGCACACTAGAGTTATAGCGGTgtgataaatttaatcaaggaCATGCTATTTTGATTTAAGAATAGAATTAAGGTTAGATGTtctaaaatagaatttaagtTACTTCAAGTTACTAAAGCAATATATCTTTGTAAAAAGATACTTACCtaattatgtatgttatttttttgaaaatttggTGACGACGTTATGATTAAATTTGAGTACATACTAATTATTAACTACAGtatgttttacttttgtaaCTACAAATAGTTTATATTAAGCATAAAGTATGTGCAGAAgctcttttatattaaagcagCGTAGTTCTTATTTACATCAATACTGTAGTAATGTAAAGTAAACgagtctttttttttgtaatcaacAAAATTTAGTGTTATCTAAAACTCATCTCGATACCGATATGGTGATACgcctgttaaaaaaaaatcggcaattcattgaattttaactattacaaaattttacttaattactgAGAAAAAATAGCCTTATAACcgaaatgtatgaaaattgaaatatctctacataattaagttattttatatagttatatagttttttcttGTTATCAGGTGCTTTAGGCGCAGCAGCATTGGGTGCACTGGCGTTGTTAGCTGGGAAGGCGCTTATGACAGCATTAATGTCATTACTTTTATCAGCATTAGTGGGATTGAAAGGTGGTGGTGGTCACAAGTCTACCACTTATGAGATCATCACCAAACCAGAAGTATCCCACCACCATTCACATAGCCATGAAGAACACCATGAGCACGAACATGGACATCATGGTGGTTACAGACGAGCTTATGACGCTGATTACAATAGTTACATGCCTTATGATAATGTAAGTTAAGTACCAAAATGATTAAGTCGGAGTATAAACTCTGAACTGTTTTAATATGTTGATGAATAATTCTTGAtgctatttgaaaaaattaataattcgttaaaatacttgttaacatataaaaatattctaaagtGCATTTTTACTAATGATATGttactttgatttttataatagcgtagtattaagttatttatttaatttatagtatttattattatttattatctattattaatgataattaaaattattataatagcttaaaggtacatatttatacttcatttgtaaatatattccCAATTTGTACCAAAAATCATTgcttaaatcttaatttatttacttatcttCTTTAGATTGctttttatgacattttattttattttatttaataaactgttataatttatttgcacGTTTCGCCCACCGTATCCacgatttattttactttttttatttacgtatatttttattctcgTATTGCAGTATGTATAACTGTGATATTTCTGTATTCTCTTTTTgtctaaactttttattttattaaataaaatatgtatactaAACACAAAGCTTATAccaaatgtataatatatagaaatatgtatgaatatgtttgaaaaaataaacgcatatacaaataatgtattgattattatttctaaaccTAATAGAGAATAGAACGctgttctttaaaaaaaatcttaaaaacgTTTTGTATAACTACCTATTTGAGACTagtagtaaaagaaaaataaataactgtgttatttttatttgttgttttttatcacTAAAACCTTTTGTAACTTATTATAAACTTCCTgcaaaactaataaaaactgTCCAATGGCCATAGGCTAAGTAATGCATAGGAGACAAACATACCTACAAGAAACACAAGATGAATACGTCCAAAGAATATACATGTaacgaaatattttcatacttcTGATGTTATAAATATCAGCATGTAATTAATCTCATCCGAGTGAGAGATTGTATTGATAAGACGCTTTCAATTCATTATAATAACGATAAGAGAGCGGGATAATCTCTTGGAAAGTCTCTCTGATAGACATTAGATCATATCATATCAGACGATCTGTGTGCGAGAAAATCGCATACCAATTTTTCTACATGCTCATATTAGCCGTGGGTTTCcgttaaagaaatattgtaaTCCTACATATTCCCATTGAAAAAAATGAGACAACATTATGTTTGTACGGTAGTTTTGGTAATTAGCTGTTATCTTTAATGTTATAAGACTTTACTAAGTTATACAATATGTTCACCACGatcattgaatatttaatgaagGAACTTAACATCtagtaaaaaatgaaacatataaaaattgacTAAGATCCTACGAAGACAAAACAAACACACTACACCTGAGAGTATGcctacgtgtttttttttttcatatcgtAAGGTGGGAAATGAGCAAgaggccacctggattcgccgcaatagcgaggcgaccttgcccatagacatccgcaaatgcagatgcgttgtctactttaatcaacggagaaggggacgcacagaaagaggatatttctccttcctatgcgtctcttcttccgccaaatccagttccccttcctatcttttcctaataagaaaagggtgggaagggaaagaggactaaaattaggcctccggtaccacactcatcagacgaaatgcggaattgcttccactttacgCCAGTCTTCTATGTGGTCGGTCGGTGGTATAGTATTACAGAATGACGATGTAAtacaataagataataaagGTATTGCcctttttgtaacattttaaaagttggTCAAAATAAGTTCGTTCATCTAATTCCCCTTGAATTCCTTTATGTTCCTGTATACGACACGTACTGAAAAGACTTGTCACCTTTGATTGTGTTCATATTGCTagtaatcttttaaatagtATGTCACCACCCTACAATCCGGTATTCCTTTTATATTCTAACTTTATTTCCCGCCtgcaaaaaaacaatagcaaatataatgttacaaaGAATGATGCTATGGACAAAGGTTCAGACTAGCATAACTGAAATATTGCAGACATATGAGTAATTTGATGTGGaatgaaaatctttattaacaaaaataaaattaagtagcACAATAACTtgacaaaattgtaaaatggCAGTTTAACTGTTTTGTTTTCAGTTT
Protein-coding sequences here:
- the LOC106707964 gene encoding uncharacterized protein LOC106707964, which codes for MFKSLLTTTAFVLCAYRINCSIHGSTSNEIQIDKTNTSERSGRSLNKECNNSLNAKCIKIHVLSFLENLSSKDELTLLPGLSIVKENYTSNTSPEEMAAELSRQFPGKPEEKLNRFLIYRLQDYLDGHSLRYKLLDPKTSQEALEMANGDGESVGRKGGGGGLGGGGKGGGGGALLAAALMMKGALGAAALGALALLAGKALMTALMSLLLSALVGLKGGGGHKSTTYEIITKPEVSHHHSHSHEEHHEHEHGHHGGYRRAYDADYNSYMPYDNVS